Part of the Yersinia hibernica genome, TCTGCTTGCTCTGTCAGGCGTGCTGATTGTGAAGATTCACTCGTCTCTAATGATGTTGTTTCAGCCATATTGATACATCTGCCATATCGTTAAACGTCCATGCCAACATAAACTCAGCGCTGAAAAACCTCAGATACTGAGTTCCCATTTATATATTGTTAGATTGTTATATATTGGTAACAATAGCGTTTCAATCAACGTTATAGTGGAGACTGCAGTTTAGGAAAAACCTTAAATCATCCTGTGATGCCAAACAGATAAAAATGTCGTTTCGACTTCTGGATAAGAACTTTTTTGTGAACATAGCGACAAAACTGCTGATTGCCAAAGCAATAATAGTCGCCAGTGCAGATATATCGCTGGCAACTATTACTCGACTCTTTTGGGATTAAAATACTGACCCTGGCTGGAGTAAAAAAGCTTGTTCTTCAGCACTGGATACACGGCCGAGAATAAGGTTGCGGTGGGGATATCGGCCAAAGCGGTCAATAATTGCTTTATGACGCAATTCGTAATCCAGTTGAACCTCATTACCTAATTCGGTATATAACTTTAATGCCTGTTGATGAATTAATGGGGATTCTGAATGCATAAAGGGTAAATAGAGAAAACCACGCTGCGTATTTGATAACTGATCCGCTTGACCACTTCTGACTGCTTCTTGTGCCAGCACCAATGCCATACCATCGCAGGAAAAAGAGCTGGGTAAATCCCGGAATATATTTCGGCTGAACTGATCCAATATCACTATTTCAGCCAGACGCCCCTCAATATTCTGTCGCCAATGTGCCAATTCCCCTTTAGAGGCCGCTTGCCAAAAAGCGCCAAAACGCTGACGTAAATCAGCATCAAAATCTTCATCCTTTTTGAACCACAACTCCGGTTCTATCTCGCTAAACCAGAATTTAAGAATTTTTTGATAGTCCATGTTCCCCTCCTGTTTTGCTTGGTAAAAGCAAATACCGATAAAAAAGAGCGCTAGAACTCAAGACACTATCAGACTGCGACCTCTTTGCCTCCCATCAATTCACCCGCATGGCAATCTCTGCCATAATGGCGCTCTTATTTGATTATTGCCCTGCACCCGTTATCACTTCTGGCGACGGTGCTTCAGACCACGGAGTTCAGCATGGATAACTGTAATACCTCGGATTTACTCTCTCTGGAACAAGCACTGGCTAAAATGCTGTCACAGGTCACACCATTACAATCTACGGAAACCATCGCTCTCACAGATGCTGCGGGGCGTATCACAGCCCATGCAATTACCTCACCGATTGCCGTACCACCTTTCGCTAATTCGGCCATGGATGGTTATGCTGTGCGCTGTAATGAGCTTAGCAGCACAATGCCTTTACCGGTGGCGGGTAAAGCTTTTGCAGGTGCGCCATTTAAAGATGAATGGCCCGCCAATAGCTGTATTCGTATCATGACAGGTGCCCCTATTCCGGCAGGGGCCGATGCTGTCGTCATGCAAGAACAAGCAGTTGTGAGTGAGCAAGGTGTCACTTTTAATGGCCGTATCCATGCAGGGCAAAATATCCGGCTGGCTGGTGAAGATATCCAGCAAGGAGCGGCGGTTTTTCCCGCGGGTATCAAACTGGGCGTAGCTGAGCTGCCACTGTTAGCATCATTAGGTATTGCCGAGGTTACTGTTTTTCGTGCATTGAAAGTCGCCATTTTCTCGACTGGCGATGAACTAAAACCGGTCGGACAGCCCTTGGGTGAAGGGGAGATTTACGATACTAATCGTTTTGCGGTTCGTTTGATGTTGCAACAGTTAGGTTGTGAAATTATTGATTTGGGTGTCATTCGTGATGATCAACAAGCATTGCGCCAGGCATTTGAACAAGCTGATACTGCTGCTGATTTGGTCATCAGCAGCGGCGGAGTTTCAGTTGGCGAGGCGGATTACACCAAGCAGATGCTGGAAGAACTGGGTGATATTGGTTTCTGGAAGTTAGCGATAAAACCCGGTAAACCTTTTGCTTTTGGCAAATTAAATCATGCCTGGTTCTGTGGCCTACCGGGTAACCCAGTCTCCGCGACACTGACATTTTATCAATTAGTACAACCTCTTATTGCTAAGCTTTCCGGCCACTTGGCATGGCATCCGCCATTACGGTTGAAAGCAAAAGCGATAACAACGTTGAAAAAAACGCCGGGCCGTTTGGATTTCCAACGCGGGGTTTTCTCAACCAATGCTCATGGCGAACTGGAAGTCA contains:
- a CDS encoding DUF924 family protein; protein product: MDYQKILKFWFSEIEPELWFKKDEDFDADLRQRFGAFWQAASKGELAHWRQNIEGRLAEIVILDQFSRNIFRDLPSSFSCDGMALVLAQEAVRSGQADQLSNTQRGFLYLPFMHSESPLIHQQALKLYTELGNEVQLDYELRHKAIIDRFGRYPHRNLILGRVSSAEEQAFLLQPGSVF
- the moeA gene encoding molybdopterin molybdotransferase MoeA; translation: MDNCNTSDLLSLEQALAKMLSQVTPLQSTETIALTDAAGRITAHAITSPIAVPPFANSAMDGYAVRCNELSSTMPLPVAGKAFAGAPFKDEWPANSCIRIMTGAPIPAGADAVVMQEQAVVSEQGVTFNGRIHAGQNIRLAGEDIQQGAAVFPAGIKLGVAELPLLASLGIAEVTVFRALKVAIFSTGDELKPVGQPLGEGEIYDTNRFAVRLMLQQLGCEIIDLGVIRDDQQALRQAFEQADTAADLVISSGGVSVGEADYTKQMLEELGDIGFWKLAIKPGKPFAFGKLNHAWFCGLPGNPVSATLTFYQLVQPLIAKLSGHLAWHPPLRLKAKAITTLKKTPGRLDFQRGVFSTNAHGELEVSTTGHQGSHVFSSFSQANCFIVLERERGSVDIGETVEIELFNGLLN